One window of Anaeromyxobacter diazotrophicus genomic DNA carries:
- a CDS encoding conjugal transfer protein TraL, with product MANNVHFILQAKGGVGKSFIAALLAQHYWSRGGEPAVCIDTDPANLTLSGYKRLGARPVDILEPGSTSRVNPRAFDALLNSIAQETSDFIVDSGASSFLTLTDYLLETRAIEALVEIGKEIHLHTVITGGQALRDTLKGFDSLALHAPPEAKLVVWLNEYFGPVESDGKGFKDMAVYERHRDRIAALVSIPKMNPYTSGKDLEIMIARKLTFAEALAGDAFGLMEKQRIREIQKHLFAQLALIA from the coding sequence GTGGCGAACAACGTGCACTTCATCTTGCAGGCGAAGGGGGGCGTCGGGAAGTCCTTCATCGCCGCACTCCTCGCGCAGCACTACTGGAGCCGTGGTGGCGAGCCCGCCGTCTGCATCGACACGGATCCCGCCAACCTTACGCTGTCAGGGTACAAGAGGCTCGGAGCTCGCCCGGTCGACATTCTCGAACCTGGGTCGACGTCTCGCGTGAACCCGCGCGCGTTCGACGCGCTGCTGAACAGCATCGCCCAGGAAACATCTGACTTCATCGTGGATTCGGGCGCGAGCTCCTTTCTCACCCTGACCGACTACCTGCTTGAAACGCGGGCCATTGAGGCTCTCGTGGAGATCGGGAAGGAAATCCATCTCCACACCGTCATCACAGGGGGACAGGCGCTCCGCGACACGCTCAAGGGGTTCGACTCCCTCGCCCTCCACGCTCCACCCGAGGCGAAGCTAGTGGTGTGGCTGAACGAGTACTTCGGGCCTGTCGAATCGGACGGAAAGGGGTTCAAGGACATGGCCGTTTACGAACGGCACCGCGACCGCATCGCAGCTCTCGTGTCCATCCCGAAAATGAATCCCTACACCTCGGGCAAGGACCTCGAGATCATGATCGCGCGAAAGCTCACCTTCGCGGAGGCGCTCGCGGGTGACGCTTTCGGTCTCATGGAGAAGCAGCGGATCCGGGAGATCCAGAAGCACCTCTTCGCGCAGCTCGCGCTCATCGCCTAA
- a CDS encoding vWA domain-containing protein, with the protein MRRLIFDVPKWHLIQHRDARGLPLPATNDTPPRRFEDELFEQLYAGECDRLPDRDAVPALRAWAERLHASCEALPQFGRLSSECRGDASAAAAALESLLDELGELPAPEHPAPAGAPGSAKDPLRRPLVAACAAASRAVEELREATEGLAGVAFAPGTSTQRGGAGEGARARPLAARLRGDSRLRRIALLAGRMKRIAASKRRARVRHGADELTDVTQGADLARALPVELARLTDPRRRLDFFRSLAERQLLEYQLGGSERLGRGPLVVLLDKSSSMDEGGGLKDVWATALALALLEHARAERRVFALVAYNAAPFYLDVVPPGAPLPEEALFVRCGGGTSIAAAVERGLKVIADARGGFRSADLVLISDGEDDAAAAPGLRERAAALGVSIFGLAIGISGAALAPWCDEAHGVTDLATLEPNVSNALFA; encoded by the coding sequence ATGCGCCGCCTCATCTTCGACGTCCCGAAGTGGCACCTCATCCAGCACCGCGACGCGCGCGGTCTGCCGCTGCCAGCCACGAACGACACGCCCCCGCGGCGGTTCGAAGACGAGCTCTTCGAACAACTCTACGCGGGCGAATGTGACCGCCTCCCTGACCGCGACGCCGTCCCGGCGCTGCGCGCCTGGGCCGAGCGCCTCCACGCGAGCTGTGAGGCGCTACCGCAGTTCGGACGCCTCTCGTCGGAGTGCCGCGGCGATGCCTCTGCGGCCGCCGCCGCGCTCGAATCCCTCCTCGACGAGCTGGGCGAGCTCCCCGCGCCCGAGCATCCGGCGCCTGCCGGGGCGCCGGGCTCGGCGAAGGACCCGCTCCGGCGGCCGCTCGTCGCGGCTTGCGCCGCTGCCTCGCGCGCCGTCGAGGAGTTGCGTGAGGCGACGGAGGGGCTCGCTGGCGTCGCCTTCGCGCCCGGGACGTCCACTCAGCGCGGCGGCGCCGGCGAGGGAGCCCGAGCACGCCCCCTCGCGGCGCGGCTGCGGGGCGACTCCCGCCTGCGGCGCATCGCGCTCCTCGCCGGCCGGATGAAGCGGATCGCCGCCTCGAAGCGCCGGGCGCGGGTGCGCCACGGCGCGGACGAGCTGACCGACGTCACGCAGGGCGCGGACCTCGCCCGGGCGCTGCCGGTCGAGCTCGCGCGCCTCACCGACCCGCGGCGGCGCCTGGATTTCTTCCGCAGCCTCGCCGAGCGCCAGCTGCTCGAGTACCAGCTCGGCGGGAGCGAGCGCCTCGGCCGCGGCCCGCTCGTGGTGCTCCTCGACAAGAGCTCCTCGATGGACGAGGGCGGCGGCCTGAAGGACGTCTGGGCCACCGCGCTCGCGCTGGCGCTGCTCGAGCACGCGCGCGCCGAGCGGCGGGTGTTTGCGCTCGTCGCCTACAACGCTGCGCCGTTCTACCTGGATGTGGTCCCCCCAGGCGCCCCGCTCCCGGAGGAGGCGCTCTTCGTGCGCTGCGGCGGAGGGACCTCCATCGCCGCTGCCGTGGAGCGCGGGCTCAAAGTCATTGCGGATGCCCGCGGCGGCTTTCGGAGCGCCGACCTCGTCCTCATCTCCGACGGAGAGGACGACGCCGCCGCTGCCCCGGGGCTGCGAGAGCGCGCGGCGGCGCTCGGGGTGAGCATCTTCGGCCTGGCCATCGGGATCTCGGGCGCGGCGCTCGCGCCCTGGTGCGACGAGGCGCACGGAGTGACCGACCTCGCGACGCTGGAGCCCAACGTGTCGAACGCGCTCTTCGCGTGA
- a CDS encoding AAA family ATPase encodes MTENTTTAVNPLSTIQQLRQELNARFPERRDVIDGSLCAVLSGEHVLLLGPPGTAKSALVRALAQAFGGRYFERLLTKFSTPEELFGPISLKALEQDRYARVVSDKLPEAQFAFVDEVFKANSAILNSLLTAMNERVFHNDGAPLAMPLVSLFGASNELPDGKELEALFDRFLLRFDVQYLRRPASFRAVVTGPEPGLATAFSFQTLLDAQAAAASVTVTDATVDALMAARDACAAEGIVASDRRWKKSLRVVQAHAFLSGETATTPEDLLVLVDALWREPKERPKVARLVGELADPVSAKAAEILDAARETAAKVAGLRSSDRKAYIASAAQALDDFKAQQSRLTELARGAGPRAKATLADACQEIAQLQSDLARSVTHGLGLGGAR; translated from the coding sequence ATGACCGAGAACACGACCACGGCAGTGAACCCTCTCAGCACCATCCAGCAGCTCCGGCAGGAACTCAACGCCCGCTTCCCGGAGCGGCGGGACGTCATCGATGGCTCTCTGTGCGCCGTCCTCTCGGGCGAGCACGTCCTGCTCCTCGGCCCGCCCGGCACCGCGAAGAGCGCGCTCGTCCGCGCGCTCGCGCAAGCGTTCGGCGGCCGCTACTTCGAGCGCCTCCTCACGAAGTTCTCGACGCCCGAGGAGCTCTTCGGGCCGATCAGCCTCAAGGCGCTCGAGCAGGATCGCTACGCGCGCGTCGTCTCGGACAAGCTGCCCGAGGCGCAGTTCGCCTTCGTCGACGAGGTCTTCAAGGCGAACTCGGCCATCCTGAACAGCCTCCTCACCGCGATGAACGAGCGCGTCTTCCACAACGACGGCGCGCCGCTCGCGATGCCGCTCGTGTCGCTCTTCGGCGCCTCGAACGAGCTGCCGGACGGGAAGGAGCTGGAGGCGCTCTTCGATCGCTTCCTCCTGCGGTTCGACGTGCAGTACCTGCGCCGCCCGGCGAGCTTCCGCGCCGTCGTGACGGGCCCCGAGCCCGGCCTCGCGACCGCCTTCTCGTTCCAGACGCTCCTCGACGCACAGGCGGCGGCCGCGAGCGTCACCGTCACGGACGCCACCGTGGACGCGCTCATGGCCGCCCGGGACGCCTGCGCGGCGGAGGGGATCGTCGCCTCCGACCGACGCTGGAAGAAGAGCCTGCGCGTCGTGCAGGCGCACGCATTCCTCTCCGGAGAGACCGCCACCACCCCCGAGGACCTCCTCGTCCTCGTGGACGCGCTCTGGCGCGAACCGAAGGAGCGCCCCAAGGTCGCGCGACTCGTGGGGGAGCTGGCCGATCCGGTGAGCGCCAAGGCCGCCGAGATCCTGGACGCCGCCCGCGAGACGGCGGCGAAGGTCGCGGGGCTCCGGTCCTCGGATCGCAAGGCTTACATCGCCAGCGCGGCGCAGGCGCTCGACGACTTCAAGGCGCAGCAGTCGCGGTTGACGGAGCTCGCGCGCGGCGCTGGGCCGCGCGCGAAGGCGACGCTCGCCGATGCCTGCCAGGAGATCGCGCAGCTCCAGTCCGACCTCGCGCGATCCGTGACGCACGGCCTCGGCTTGGGAGGGGCTCGCTGA
- a CDS encoding DUF6744 family protein: protein MSLALIRSHLQTAGDHLGDMVWWTLEDARIGRARLEEVWTAAGLSPALLPEPPTPEKALRAAVREAAVGQQGHLIRLGKDDEHELVFAVVEEQRDGAGNVNHRQEARIALRKQVAASLGSDAPDHDLVRAVRERYERLLTTHTPDDVRRALVKTLAACAAVTLREHGGVYWVPAPFAETLRRLQIAVAGIGASRLDVVPIHASPEASQALGAAARSALENDLAVLTAEIDAFLHEPPDRAATLTRRLATFDELRAKADLYHSVLQVQVSDLDARLDELTRHVEGLLQAKAS from the coding sequence ATGAGCCTCGCACTGATTCGCAGCCATCTCCAAACCGCCGGCGACCACCTTGGTGACATGGTGTGGTGGACGCTGGAGGACGCCCGCATCGGCCGGGCGCGCCTGGAGGAGGTCTGGACCGCCGCCGGGCTCTCTCCAGCACTCCTCCCCGAACCGCCCACGCCGGAGAAGGCCCTCCGCGCCGCCGTGCGGGAGGCCGCCGTGGGACAGCAGGGGCACCTCATCCGGCTGGGGAAGGACGACGAGCACGAGCTCGTCTTCGCCGTCGTCGAGGAGCAGCGCGACGGCGCGGGCAACGTGAACCATCGCCAGGAGGCTCGCATCGCTCTGCGCAAGCAGGTCGCGGCATCCCTCGGGAGCGACGCGCCCGATCACGACCTCGTCCGCGCCGTGCGCGAGCGCTACGAGCGCCTCCTCACCACGCACACGCCGGACGACGTCCGGCGCGCGCTCGTGAAGACGCTGGCCGCCTGCGCGGCCGTCACCTTGCGGGAGCACGGCGGCGTTTACTGGGTACCGGCGCCATTCGCGGAGACGCTCCGGCGCCTGCAGATCGCGGTCGCCGGCATTGGCGCCAGCCGGTTGGACGTGGTGCCCATCCACGCCAGCCCCGAGGCGTCGCAGGCGCTCGGCGCCGCCGCCCGGTCGGCGCTCGAGAACGACCTCGCCGTGCTCACGGCCGAGATCGACGCCTTCCTGCACGAGCCGCCCGACCGCGCCGCAACGCTCACGCGCCGGCTCGCGACCTTCGACGAGCTGCGCGCGAAGGCCGACCTCTACCACTCCGTCCTCCAGGTCCAGGTCTCGGACCTCGACGCGAGGCTCGACGAGCTCACCCGCCACGTGGAGGGGCTCCTCCAGGCGAAGGCTTCCTGA
- the radC gene encoding RadC family protein: MRWKVNDTPSAHERLEQLGPRALSDAELVAVLLGPTAGTNNVRDAALRLLDEKPLTEIAWASPEDLQQVAGLGRARAAALVAAFELGRRGAWAPPKRGERLQDPARVYELLRDVAHADREQFHVVLLDVRCRLIKSVKVSEGSLTQCPVAPRDVLREPLRAGAHSVIFVHNHPSGSPDPSAEDHELTERLRAASELIGVMARDHVIVATGGYYSFLEAGRWRR; the protein is encoded by the coding sequence ATGCGGTGGAAGGTGAACGACACGCCGAGCGCGCACGAGCGCCTCGAGCAGCTCGGGCCGCGCGCGCTCTCGGATGCGGAGCTCGTCGCGGTGCTTCTCGGACCGACGGCGGGCACGAACAACGTCCGTGACGCGGCGCTGCGGCTCCTCGACGAGAAACCACTCACCGAGATCGCGTGGGCCTCGCCGGAGGACCTGCAGCAGGTCGCTGGGCTGGGTCGCGCCCGCGCGGCGGCGCTCGTGGCGGCCTTCGAGCTGGGCCGGCGCGGGGCGTGGGCGCCTCCGAAGCGTGGGGAGCGGCTGCAAGACCCAGCGCGGGTCTACGAGCTGCTGCGCGACGTCGCCCACGCCGACCGCGAGCAGTTCCACGTCGTCCTGCTCGACGTGCGGTGCCGGCTCATCAAGTCGGTGAAGGTCTCGGAGGGTTCCCTCACGCAGTGCCCGGTCGCGCCGCGCGACGTGCTGCGTGAGCCGCTCCGGGCCGGCGCGCACTCCGTGATCTTCGTCCACAACCATCCGTCCGGCTCGCCCGATCCCAGTGCAGAGGACCATGAGCTCACCGAGCGTCTCAGGGCCGCCTCTGAGCTGATCGGAGTGATGGCCAGGGACCATGTCATCGTGGCGACCGGCGGGTACTACTCCTTCCTTGAGGCGGGCCGCTGGCGCCGCTGA
- a CDS encoding ParB/RepB/Spo0J family partition protein, whose product MNGGPQPRLCANHHRPIVCGNIAALLSPGLVAPGGTVTRGHNASRTMDGSAARRRAQRARPPVHHPFTFLGGPRRHRAAPARGRRHGAAAHSKRSFMPATVKRGAARAAKRRPATKPLIVAMLDVAAIEPSPENRQADIDLAPLAESVRTFGIQMPIKVRPKGDRFEIVFGERRWRAARQVGLDQIPATVEDLTDAEAQARRVLENTQRQDPHALEEAEAYERLLAIRDKKGNALHTVDSIAQVAGRSPAHVYHRLKLTALAPELRKAFYAGELSVTGAFLIARGIPTALQAEAWERMNRYAEEEAYDEELDDEGHLNADGISAVIERDYACRMDTAPFPTDDPKLVPSAGACTKCSKRSANQPKLFPEPDRKDVCTDVACWRVKVGAFIDRERREVFAAGGNVLVEEESRRIFNSGSTLPWNSPWIVLDAPCSKHPERRSWRELLGDLCPPQTLAFTSHGKPVRLANRAEALDALEKNGIELGALRTANTSTTEDGVDSGEDSLGTDELPGESHSMQHRDPADARFAADVARLTRQRILAAVVAAAEAAAPDDDRLMKLVYETFLHGGYHNAVIDTVKRRLGKVPKGEQPTAVLAQLADRLTGGALRALVLELSLSRGGYFVMAGETLPRDLAHAVALYGVDAASTEKAVAEELATKRAARRAKSEPAVA is encoded by the coding sequence ATGAACGGCGGCCCGCAGCCGCGCTTGTGCGCGAACCACCACCGACCCATCGTGTGTGGGAACATTGCTGCTCTCCTTTCGCCAGGGCTGGTCGCTCCCGGCGGGACTGTGACGCGCGGGCACAACGCCTCGCGCACCATGGACGGTAGCGCCGCCCGACGAAGAGCGCAACGCGCTCGCCCGCCCGTACATCATCCGTTCACATTCCTTGGTGGCCCGCGGCGGCACCGCGCCGCCCCTGCTCGGGGGCGGCGGCACGGTGCCGCCGCACATTCCAAAAGGAGCTTCATGCCAGCCACCGTCAAGAGGGGAGCAGCGCGCGCGGCGAAGCGCCGGCCCGCGACCAAGCCGCTCATCGTCGCGATGCTCGACGTCGCCGCGATCGAGCCGTCACCGGAGAACCGCCAGGCCGACATCGACCTCGCTCCGCTCGCCGAGTCGGTCCGGACGTTCGGCATCCAGATGCCGATCAAGGTCCGGCCGAAGGGCGACCGCTTCGAGATCGTCTTCGGCGAGCGCCGCTGGCGCGCCGCGAGGCAGGTCGGCCTGGATCAGATCCCCGCGACCGTGGAGGACCTCACCGACGCCGAGGCGCAGGCGCGCAGGGTCCTCGAGAATACGCAGCGCCAGGATCCGCACGCGCTCGAGGAGGCCGAGGCGTACGAGCGGCTCCTCGCCATACGCGACAAGAAGGGGAACGCGCTCCACACCGTCGACTCGATCGCTCAGGTTGCCGGGCGCTCGCCGGCGCACGTCTACCACCGGCTCAAGCTCACCGCGCTCGCGCCGGAGCTGCGGAAGGCCTTCTACGCCGGCGAGCTGTCCGTGACGGGCGCGTTCCTCATCGCGCGCGGCATCCCGACGGCGCTCCAGGCCGAGGCCTGGGAGCGGATGAACCGGTACGCCGAAGAGGAGGCGTACGACGAGGAGCTCGACGACGAAGGCCACCTCAACGCAGACGGCATCTCAGCCGTGATCGAGCGCGACTACGCCTGCCGCATGGACACTGCGCCGTTCCCGACTGACGACCCGAAGCTCGTCCCGAGCGCCGGCGCGTGCACGAAGTGCTCGAAGCGGAGCGCGAACCAGCCGAAGCTCTTCCCCGAGCCCGACCGCAAGGACGTGTGCACGGACGTCGCCTGCTGGCGGGTGAAGGTGGGCGCGTTCATCGACCGCGAGCGGCGCGAGGTCTTCGCCGCCGGAGGCAACGTGCTCGTCGAGGAGGAGTCCCGACGCATCTTCAACAGCGGGTCGACGCTGCCGTGGAACAGCCCGTGGATCGTGCTTGACGCGCCCTGCTCAAAGCACCCGGAGCGGCGCTCGTGGCGCGAGCTCCTCGGCGACCTCTGCCCTCCCCAGACGCTCGCCTTCACGTCCCACGGGAAACCGGTACGGCTCGCGAACCGGGCGGAGGCCCTCGACGCCCTCGAGAAGAACGGCATCGAGCTCGGTGCTCTGCGCACCGCGAACACGAGCACGACGGAGGACGGCGTCGACTCCGGCGAGGACTCCCTGGGGACCGACGAGCTACCTGGCGAGTCTCATTCGATGCAGCATCGCGATCCCGCCGATGCTCGCTTCGCCGCCGATGTGGCGCGCCTCACGCGCCAGCGCATCCTCGCGGCCGTGGTCGCCGCCGCGGAGGCAGCCGCGCCAGACGACGACCGCCTCATGAAGCTCGTGTACGAGACGTTTCTCCACGGCGGCTACCACAATGCCGTCATCGACACGGTGAAGCGGCGCCTTGGCAAGGTGCCCAAGGGCGAGCAGCCCACCGCCGTGCTGGCACAGCTCGCCGACCGGCTCACGGGCGGCGCGTTGCGGGCGCTCGTCCTCGAGCTGTCTCTGTCCCGCGGTGGCTACTTCGTGATGGCGGGCGAAACGCTCCCCCGCGATCTCGCGCACGCGGTCGCGCTGTACGGCGTCGACGCCGCGTCCACCGAGAAGGCGGTCGCGGAGGAGCTCGCGACGAAGCGTGCGGCACGTCGCGCGAAGTCGGAGCCCGCAGTCGCCTGA
- a CDS encoding Spy/CpxP family protein refolding chaperone, producing MHGGHGSGMHGGGGGDDGGGFGVRRPLRFLAYRLSLDDRQTAEVARILDELKTERAQVSVDERRTVSAFADVLEAETLDAAKLDEAAAARVRSSERLKNAAVTALKGIHAVLDPEQRKQFAFLIRTGAVQL from the coding sequence ATGCACGGCGGACACGGATCTGGCATGCACGGCGGCGGCGGTGGCGACGATGGTGGCGGCTTCGGCGTCCGCCGGCCGCTCCGGTTCCTCGCCTACCGCCTCTCGCTCGACGACCGCCAGACGGCGGAGGTGGCACGGATCCTGGACGAGCTCAAGACCGAGCGCGCGCAGGTGTCCGTGGACGAGCGGCGGACGGTGTCGGCGTTCGCGGACGTCCTCGAGGCGGAAACCCTCGACGCTGCGAAGCTCGACGAGGCCGCCGCTGCGCGCGTGCGGAGCTCCGAGCGCCTCAAGAACGCAGCCGTGACGGCGCTCAAGGGGATCCACGCGGTGCTCGACCCCGAGCAGCGGAAGCAGTTCGCGTTTCTCATCCGGACGGGCGCCGTCCAGTTGTGA
- a CDS encoding DEAD/DEAH box helicase family protein, translating into MRRAVALDRAVGFFRSSVYIIAWPALRDFVRRGGHIRVLCSQVLSPEDLDALKQGYAARADAALAARSLDDVRALLNDEVLREPARILAALVAAGHVELKIALLRGGQTDARSDRIFHDKLGIFRDTDGNHVVFKGSMNETWAGLAADGNLESIDVAASWLGARDLDRARVEEEYFEDLWGNRYPTLTVRPFPEVALEEFRKAAAEDWEADLERILKPACPPKPGDPRGRKLKDHQREGLKSWASNGRRGILAFATGSGKTFTAITAIREALGERGEVAVVVVPDQVLFGQWCQELEETTQDLGVQILRAGAGYNRWRDNLHLWTAPGPMRRLVLATLKTAASEDFRSRLAGGTHLFLVADEVHRLGSPHHRKLMDERLFGPRLGLSATPERAGDEVGTAALIGFFRGVLEPRYTLADAVRDRVLTPYFYRPHTVRLADDEAEEWRRLSTEIAQLTARMATGDTSPGLDERIKRLLIQRAKVVKHAAAKVPLAVEVLSTEYQSGQRWIVYCDDLFQLEAVCDALHGAGLQAMPFHSQGESDRAATLRWLDLRGGIVVAIKCLDEGVDVPSVTHALILASSKNPREFVQRRGRVLRRADNKALAFVHDAIVVPPKVEVPVGERAKDPITTGELARAVEFAQHADNPAAAVDLQKIAIEAGIDWRTLLNNGSEEDEDE; encoded by the coding sequence ATGCGGAGAGCGGTCGCTCTGGACCGAGCCGTCGGCTTCTTCCGAAGTAGCGTCTACATCATCGCGTGGCCTGCGCTCAGGGACTTCGTGAGGCGCGGAGGACACATCCGGGTCTTGTGTTCTCAGGTGCTGTCCCCGGAAGACCTGGACGCTCTGAAGCAGGGGTATGCCGCCCGTGCGGATGCTGCTCTCGCCGCCCGTTCCCTCGATGATGTTCGGGCACTGCTGAACGACGAAGTTCTGCGCGAGCCCGCCCGCATCTTGGCGGCGCTCGTTGCCGCGGGACACGTTGAGCTCAAGATCGCTCTGTTACGCGGCGGTCAGACTGACGCAAGATCGGACCGCATCTTCCACGACAAGCTGGGGATCTTCAGGGACACCGACGGCAACCACGTCGTCTTCAAGGGCTCGATGAACGAGACCTGGGCCGGGCTTGCCGCCGATGGGAATCTGGAGTCCATCGACGTTGCGGCGAGCTGGCTCGGCGCGCGTGACCTGGATCGCGCACGTGTGGAAGAGGAGTACTTCGAGGATCTCTGGGGCAACCGTTACCCAACGCTTACGGTTCGCCCGTTCCCCGAGGTCGCGCTTGAAGAGTTTCGGAAGGCGGCAGCCGAGGACTGGGAGGCCGACCTCGAGCGAATTCTGAAACCTGCGTGTCCGCCGAAGCCAGGCGATCCTCGCGGACGCAAGCTGAAGGACCACCAGCGAGAAGGCCTGAAGTCCTGGGCTTCAAACGGCAGGCGGGGCATTCTCGCTTTCGCAACCGGCAGCGGAAAGACCTTCACTGCGATAACGGCGATTCGCGAAGCCCTCGGCGAGCGCGGCGAAGTGGCGGTGGTGGTCGTGCCGGACCAGGTCCTCTTCGGTCAGTGGTGCCAGGAGCTCGAAGAGACCACTCAGGACCTTGGCGTACAGATCCTCCGTGCGGGGGCGGGTTACAACAGATGGCGGGACAACCTGCACCTCTGGACTGCTCCGGGGCCGATGCGCCGCCTCGTCTTGGCGACGCTCAAGACGGCCGCATCCGAAGACTTTCGAAGTCGCCTCGCCGGGGGCACCCACCTCTTCCTCGTTGCCGACGAGGTTCACCGCCTCGGCTCGCCGCACCACCGCAAGCTGATGGATGAGCGCCTGTTCGGGCCAAGACTTGGTCTGAGCGCAACCCCGGAGCGCGCTGGCGACGAAGTTGGAACCGCCGCCCTGATCGGATTCTTTAGGGGCGTTCTTGAGCCAAGGTACACGTTGGCCGACGCCGTCAGAGACCGTGTGCTCACGCCGTATTTCTACCGGCCACACACCGTAAGGCTCGCGGATGATGAGGCGGAGGAATGGCGCCGACTCTCAACCGAGATCGCTCAACTGACCGCGCGGATGGCGACCGGAGATACGTCGCCGGGGCTCGATGAACGCATCAAGAGACTGCTCATCCAACGCGCCAAGGTCGTGAAACACGCTGCCGCCAAGGTGCCGCTTGCGGTCGAGGTTCTGAGTACGGAGTACCAGTCCGGTCAGCGTTGGATCGTGTACTGCGATGACCTCTTTCAACTGGAAGCCGTGTGCGACGCTCTGCATGGAGCGGGGCTCCAGGCGATGCCGTTCCATTCACAAGGCGAGAGCGACCGCGCAGCAACCCTTCGTTGGCTTGACCTCCGAGGCGGGATCGTGGTCGCGATCAAGTGCCTGGACGAAGGTGTGGATGTGCCCTCGGTAACGCACGCGCTAATACTGGCGTCGTCGAAGAATCCGCGGGAGTTCGTTCAGCGCCGCGGCCGGGTGTTGCGGCGCGCCGACAACAAGGCTCTCGCGTTCGTACACGACGCCATCGTGGTGCCGCCCAAGGTAGAGGTGCCTGTTGGTGAACGGGCGAAAGATCCCATCACCACCGGCGAGTTGGCCCGAGCCGTTGAGTTCGCGCAGCACGCGGACAATCCCGCTGCTGCGGTAGACCTCCAGAAGATCGCGATCGAAGCGGGGATCGACTGGCGGACCCTCCTGAACAATGGGAGTGAAGAAGATGAAGACGAGTGA